A segment of the Bradyrhizobium sp. CCBAU 53340 genome:
CGGCTCGGTGTTATCACGCGCGCCGGTGACGAGATGCTACGAAGCGTCTTAGTCGCGGGCGCTACCGCGGTCATCGGCGACCTACGCCGGAGCGGCAGTAGGATGTGGCCCTGGCTAAAAGCTTTAATCGCGCGGAAGCCACCAAAACTCGTCGCGGTAGCATTGGCCAACAAGATGGCGCGGATCGCTTGGAAATTGATGATGAGCGGGGAGCGCTATCGACCCATTGGCAACGCCGTTCCAATGGCGACACCGATATAGGCCTGAACGAAACGCAAAGTTTGGCGTCAGCACCGCAGGTCTGACGCTGAGGCCGGAACTTGCAGGATAGGAAGAGGTGGTGTGATCGGCGCAAGCCGAACAGCGAGAGTTTCCGCTCGGTTCACCGGCAGCAAATGCCGTTCTCGTGTTTGGATCTCACTGTTCGCGAAGCCCATCTTGGCCAGTGGTCGCAGACCCAATCGTAGGCCGGACATATGAGCGCAAGCGATCCGAGCATGCTGCCAAAGCCAATCCTTGCAAGTCGGGGGCCGTCCACATATGAACCGAGCCCGCTTCGCGGTCTCGGCCTCCGGCTTCGATCCCTGGCGCAAACACGTCGTCCACGGATCTTAAGCTCGCGTGTTGTCTGCGTGATCGATAGTGCGCGACGGCCTCGGTGACGCGCCGGCGATCCGTTTGAGACGATACTTTGAGGAGCCGGCCGCAGGCGGCCGGCGCTTTTAATGAGCCCCCGGAAGGCGGGGTGGGCGGCGCTCCCGCATAGCCCCGAACCGGCGGTCCGCAACCACGCCTCGCTTGGGCTCTCCGTGTCGCTTGTGTGCTTGGCGCGGTCCTCCGCTGACGCTCCGGCCGTTCCGGTGCGGTCCGCCTTCATGTTCGGGGCTTTCCGGTCGCTCTTCGCCGCCCACCCCGCCTTTCGGGGGCAGGACGCGGAAGAGAAGCGAGCGGAGATCGTCATGTCCAATAATTCAACCCGCCATCACGCGGCGAAGCTGAAGGCAAGTCTCTACGAAGAAATCACGGCTCACATCGTCGCCGATCTGGAGGCTGGCATCTTCCCATGGGCCCGGCCATGGGGCACGAGTGGCGGCAATCAGGCTTTCGCGCTGCCGAGAAATGCGGCCACGGGCAAGGTCTATTCCGGGATCAACGTTCTGATCCTGTGGGGACGGTTGTTCGAGGGAAGCTTCGCCTCGGGGCGATGGCTCACCTTCCGCCAAGCCGCAAGTCTCGGCGGGACAGTGCGCAAGAGCGAGCACGGCGTCACAGTATGCTATGCCGATCGCTTCATTCCCAAGCGCGAGCGGGGAGACACAGGCCGTGCCTCTCAAGACCAGAAGGACGCGGAAGGGGCGGCCATTCCATTCCTGCGGCGCTACACCGTCTTCAACGTCGATCAATGCGACAACCTGCCGGATCATTGCCTCGCCGAGGCGCGGGCCCCGCCTGAGCGCGAGATCGTGCCGCGGGCCGAAGCGCTCACGGTCGCGACGCGCGCCGATATCCGCATCGGCGGCGCAAAGGCCTTCTATTCACCGTCAGACGACACCGTCCACGTCCCGCCACAGCCCGCGTTTTTCGAGCAGATCAACTATTACCGAACGCTGTTCCATGAGCTTGGGCACTGGACCGGCCACCTCTCGCGCTTGAACCGCGAGCTGTCAGGCGCATTTGGCTCAAAACTCTACGCCAACGAAGAACTGGTCGCCGAGCTCACCGCAGCTTTCGTTTGCGCCGCGCTGTCGATCGAGCCCACCGTCCGCCATGCCGACTATCTCGGCTCATGGCTCAAGGTCCTTCGGGAAGATAGCCGCGCGATCTTCCGCGCCGCGAGCAAGGCCTCTAAGGCCGCCGATTTCCTGCTCGCCTTCACAGACGACGGCGAAGCCTCCGCGACTGCGATGCAGCGCGAGATTGGACCGTGACGAGGGGGCGGGCGTCGGCGGCTGCCTTCGCTCGCCCCCTAAACGGCCTCTCTGCATCGGGCTCGTTGACGAGGTCGCCCGCAATCAATGAGCCTGTTCTCAAGACAAGGATAACTGACATGGAACTGCGCAACATCGCCCTTAGCAATCTCAGGCTTACGAACGTCAATGTCCGGCATAGCCGGAAAGCCCCTGACATCTCCGACATCCTGCCCTCGGTCCGCGCGCGCGGCGTGCTTCAGCCTTTGCTGGTCCGGCCACACGGCGACGTCTTCGAAATCGTCGCCGGGCGACGCCGGTATTTTGCAGCAAGCAAGGTCGCAGAAGAGCAGGGCTTGACGACCGGTGCCGTCCTGCTGCCATGCGCGGTGACGGAGGCCGACAGCGATGCCGACGCTCTGGAAGCGTCCCTGATCGAGAACGTGGCACGCGCTCCCATGGACGAATTGCAGGAATACGAAGCGTTCGCCAAGCTATTGAAGCAGGGGCGATCCGTTGCCGATATCGCCCAAACGTTCGGGCAGACTGAGCGCTACGTCAAGCAGCGCCTTGCGCTCGCGGGCCTCAACAGCGCGATCAAGGAGGCCTACCGGAATGGCAATATCGAGCCCGAGGAACTGCAACTGCTCGCCACCGCCACGCGCAGCCAGCAAAAGGACTGGGTCGCGGCATTTGAAGCCGAGAAGGGGCCGGACGAGGATGCGGACGGCGCGCCAAGGGGACACCAGTTGAAGCAATGGCTGTTCGGCAGCGAACAGATCGTAACGGGCGCTGCGCTGTTTCCGGTTGAGGCCTACAAGGGCGACATCGTGACCGACCTGTTCGGCGATGCCAGCTATTTTGCCGATGCCGCTTCATTCTGGACCTTGCAGAATGGCGCCATTGCGAGCTTGAGAGAAGACCTAGCGGCGAAGGGCTGGAAGGTGACCGTGCTCGACAAGGGCACGCGCTTTCCTTCGTGTCAATATGACGAGGCTTCCTTGGAGGAGGGCGGCGAAGCCTTCATCGAAGTCCGCAACAATGGCGAGGTGGAGGTTCACGAAGGCTATCGACTTTACGTGGAGACATTCACCTCGACCAAGGCAGAGGGGGCGGATGGCACGCCGCAAGCCGCACGATCCGAACTGACAAAGGCCGCCGAGAACTATCTCGCCCTCCATCGGCATGCCATAGTCCGCGCCGAACTCTTGGCTCGCCCTGGCATCGCGCTTCGTCTTGCGGTCGCCCATATGGTCTGCAGCTCGCCGCTGTGGAGCGTCAAGCCCGACCCGCAGCGAGCGGACAAGGAAACGACCAGCCAAAGCATTGCAGCAAGTCCGGCCCAATCGGCCCTCGCTGCCGAACGGGACGCCGTTCTCGAGTTGTTGCAGCTCGAGAAAAGCTATTACGGCGCGGTCACGCGCGGCAATGGTGATGCCTTCACTGCCGCGAGCCTGCTTGCCAGACTGCTGGGGCTTCCCGACGAGGTCGTGCTGCGGATCATGGCCCTTGTGATGGCTGAGACCTTGGCTGCGGGCTCGATCCTCACCGAGGCCGCGGGGCTGGCAATCAAGCCGGACGTGAAGCGGTGGTGGAAGCTGGACGACACATTTCTTGACCTCCTCAAGGACAGGGCGGCAATCAACGCATTACTGTCGGAGGTCGCGGGCAAGGCGGTTGCGGACGCCAATGTGTCGGAGCCCGGCAAGGTGCAGAAGAAGATCATCCAGGACTGCCTGAATGACGAGGGACGAGAGCGCACCGATGGCTTCCTGCCGCGCTACATGGCCTTTCCGATCGGCCATTATGATCCGAACAAGACCCTCGAAATCGCTCGCGCGTCCGAGGGAATTAACGCTTTGTTTACCTGAGTTTTGAGCCGACGATTCGGGCGCGGACGGTCGCGCCGCGCCCGAATTTGATCCCGGCCGAGTCGCAAAAGAGTCAACCTGGGGCGCGGCAAATTTCGGGAATCGAGAGCGGCGCGACTCATCCTATAGGTCGATCCGGTTGAGCGGCGCGCGCTGCATCATGGAGCCGACGATGGTGAATCCGTCCAAGCTGTTTCCCGAACCGCAAGCGGTGAGGCTTAGCCGCATTTGCCTCGCGCAAACCGTCGTCTGCCTTTCCGCGCTCGCTTCCAGCGCCGTCCTGTTGTCGAAGGTCCTGCCGACGATGATCAGCGGGTTCAATTGATCGGACCGCCTTCGGCAGGGAAGCCGACGCCCGCGACGGACCCCTCAAAATCAGAAGCCGGACCGTGAACGCAATACCTCGCTCAACGATCCGGCCTCATCGGTAACGATCCACTCTCGGCCAGGGCAACCAATCGACCACGCAAGCTCAACGCTGCGGTGGCGCCGCCCCTTGACGCTGAAAGCGGGAGGTCAGCGAAGACCTACTTCTTTTTTTTCGCGGTGGTCTTTTTCGCGGTCTTCTTCGCCTTCTTCGCTTTCTTGGCCATGTGCCCTCCGTCAATGCATGAAGCTAAACGGTGCACACCGGGAATCGGCATGCACAGAAATCAGCGTAACATCGAACGCACAATATTGACCTCGCGACACGCAACGCACGCCCGTTGCGCATTCGAGTCGCACCTCTTCGCGGTGTAAGGCCGTAAGCAATGGCGGAGCGATAGCCTCGCGAGCAGCGCTCGCCGAGGCCGATTGGCGTCACTCCGCCGCCGTTACAGATCGCGGCAAGCACACTGTCGTCGTTCTGGTGGCAAGCACTGCCGAGGCTGTTGGAGAGAGCTTGCATCAGAGCCAGCGCGGCGCCGTCAACGACAGGTTCACATAGTCCTTCGCTGATCCGCCACGGCGGAGATGGCCGCGCCAGACTTGATGCCTCTCGTGAAGACCCGGAAGTCAGGATGGGTCTCTGCGCTCTTGTCGCGGTTCGGGATGATGTCGATCTCGGCCCGGATGGAGACGGTCCTGAGCTGGCCTTTGTCGTTGCCGCATCGTCTTGTGCCGCCCGGCCGGGCGGTCTTGTCCTCTTCTGTTGCCAGCGGGTCCGATCCCCTCACGCGTGGCGAAGAGACCTATGGGAAGCGCTCCGCCTGCAAAACCCTCACCTCCAGCTTTTTTCCCCGCCGGACAAGTCCGGCTCCTCGCGGCCGCTTCGCTTCAAAAAAGCTTTCAGCTCAGGTGCTTCGCGTGCGCTGCGCCCCGCAAGCGGGTTCGAAGACGTTTCGCTTCCCATAACGGTCTCGCCATCGCGAGGGGATCGGCTCCTCGCGGAAACAGAAGAGGACAAGACCATGACCGCCATCGGATACGTCACCAAGAACGACAACGGCAGCTACAAGGGCCAGCTCAGGACCGTCTCCATCCGGGCCGAGATCGACATCATCCCGAACCGCGACAAGAGCGCAGAGACCCATCCTGACTTCCGGGTCTTCACCCAGAACGTCGAGATCGGGGCAGGCTGGATCCGCCGCGGCGAGGCCAGCGGCAAGGACTATGTGAGCCTGTCGCTGGCAGCGCCCGAGTTCGGCCCGCGCAAGCTCTACGCCAATCTCGGCCGCGCCGCCGGCCAGGACGACGACAGCGTGTTCGCCCTGATCTGGAACCCGGCGGACTGACGCTAACGGCCCCCGCGAGCGTTGCTCGCGGGGGCCGTTCTCCCGCCCGATTTGGACAGGACGATCCAAAGTTGTATAAGTGTTTTAGTGGGGAGCCGTATTGAACCGTTCGGTGAATTCGAAGGCAGGTCGAGACGACGATGATGTCGCTTCCTGCGCGCTCGCCGCCTATGACGGCGGCGACTGGGCGTGGGAGTTCCTGCGGCGGAACGCTGACTATGTCGCCGACTGGCGATGCAGCGTTCCCAGGCACCTGCCGTGCATCACGCTGAGCGATGGGACCAGGCTGCTGCGCCTGCGGCGGCGTTTCCTGCAAGCAGAGAGATGGGGGCTCTATGCCTTCGCCGATCCACGACTCTGCGCTCACGAGGCAACCGCATTCTGGCACGCCAACGCTTTGAAACGGGTGGTGCGCCTGAATGCAAGAAAGCCGAATGATGGCGAAGCGAGCGTCCGGCGGCTCGCTGACTTCAACGCCGACCGGTACGCAGTGATCGGCGCAGACGGCATCCCGCTCGTCGTGCTGAAGCGCAACGGCGTTCGAGTTCCCTTGGAAATCCACGGTCTTCCTGTTCTGACCACGTCCTTTACGCCTGTCTATGAGCTGCACGATCTCGACGATCTCACCGCTCAAGCCGAGCTTCTGAGACGTCTGCAGCGCTTCGCCGACGCAGACTTTAGAGCGATTCAAAAACCGTCCGCTGCAACTGACGAACGCCTTCACCAGGCCCTGATCGCACTCGATGAGAGCCTGAAGGGCAAGACGTATCGACAGATCGCGATTGCGATCTTCGGAGAGGAGAAAGTCACCAAGGAATGGAACGGGCATAGTCAATTTTTGCGCGATCGCACCCGACGGCTGGTCGCCAAAGGCACAGAACTCATGAAAGGTGGTTATCGCGACCTTTTGAGCTGATCGAATTTTCTCATTCTCTTTTGACGAATTTTCCTCGCGCGGGATGGCGAAACAGAAGCTCTAATCTTCGCCACTCCACAAAGCGCCTCCAATCTGACGACGCTTCTTCTCGCACCTTTTGGTTGCACGGGGTGCGGGAAGGAAAGCTGGAATGACGCGAACTGACGACAAGGAACCCGACAAGCCGTTCCTCAACACGGTCGAGGCGGCCGCCTGGCTCAGGCTCACCAAGAACACGCTGGAGAAGATGCGGGTGCAGGGGCGGGGACCCACCTACCGCAAGCACGGGCGCTACGTCCGCTACCACATCGAAGATCTCGTCGAATGGTCGCATGCGAGCAAGCGGAGGTCGACCTCCGATGCCGATTGATCGCACCAGACTTTGGCGCCAGGCGACCACTCTTTCGGCGATGTGCGCGGGCATCATCACGCTTCTGATGTCGTCGGCACCCGCTACGCCGCTGCTGATCTACAACGCCACCGGCAGCGCGCCGCTCGGCTTCTATTATCTGGAGCAGCGGTTGCCGGGGCGCGGCGAGCTCGCGGTCTACAAGCCGCCTCCCACGGTCGAGCTTCTAATCGTCGCCTACCAGATTCTCCCGACGCCGGTCCCTCTGTTGAAGCGGGTCGAGGCCATCGGCGGCGACGAAATCTGCCGCGCCAAGCATCCGATCGACAGCATCGCGATCAACGGAAAGGTCGTTGCCGAGGTTCTCGAGAAGGACCGGGAAGGGCGACCTCTGCCGGCTTGGGAAGGCTGCATGAGGCTCGTCGAGGGGGAATACTTTCTGCTGCAGCCGCACCCGAATTCCTTTGACTCGCGCTACTTCGGGCCCGTGCTTCGTTGCGATATTTTGGGCGTGGCGCGCCCGCTCTGGACGTGGAATCCGGACATGTGACGGTGGCAACGACGGGCGCGCGTCTGAAAAACGGGCGCGCCCGTCGCGTTTTCCTCGTCGGCTCTAGCTCGGATCGGCATCTGCCGCGTCCGCCCGGCAGGCAAAATTGTTTCCAGCAGTAAGGCCAACAAAGCGTCCACGAGCCGCAGATCGCGACGTTGATGATCGGAGATCGATCGCGCCAGCTCGCGCATTGGTTGGCATGCGGAAGCCGCTTTTCTTTGAACGGGGGACTTGAGGGGCGCTGCCCCTGCACCCCTGCAAGACCTTCTTTCGTCCTCCGGTGCAGCAAGTCGGTCGCACGTCGCCGCTCACGCGGCTCGGTGCAACCGCGTTGCGCACCATCGGATTCGCGCCGCTGCGCGGCGCCGAAACAAGCTCTTGCCCCCGAAACCCCGGTCTCGCCGACGGGCAGGCGGCATGGCGAAGGCCATGCGCGCAGCGCCCATCATCAACGAGCGAGACATCACTATGGCAAAACTTACGAAAGCTGAGGCAAAGGCACATGCAGAGGCTGTTGAACTGCTCAAGAAAGACGCCCTCACATACGATGAACGCGTGTTTGTGCTCGACAATTGGCACGAGGGCGCAAGCCATATCAACGGGTCGGCTGGCGCGTTCTTTACCCCTAGCGGGCTTGCCGGTGACTTCGCAATCGATGCCTATGGCGGCCGAACTGTCGACCTTTGCGCCGGGATTGGCGCACTCGCGTTCCACGTCTTTTGGAGGGCACACTACGCGCGCGGCCGTGACGAACCACAGAAAGAAATCGTCTGTATCGAGCGTAATCCTGCCTATGTCGAGGTCGGCCGCAAGGTGCTTCCGGAAGCCAGATGGATTTGTGCTGATGTGTTCGATCTGGACTTCCCAAGCTTGGGGCATTTCGGTTGCGCGATCGGAAATCCGCCGTTCGGAGCCACGCCCAGGATCGCAGGCGGACCGCGCTACACCGGGCGCTCATTCGAGTTTCACGTGATCGATATCGCCTCCGACATCGCGGATTATGGGGCATTCATCATCCCGCAGTCGTCCGCGCCGTTCCAATATAGCGGCGTGCAGTGCTACCGCGAGCGCAAGAGCGCGGACTATCTAAAATTCGCCGAGCAGACCGGAATTCACCTTGAAGCGGGCTGCGGCGTGGACTGTGCGTATCACCGCGACGCGTGGAAGGGCATCGCGCCCAATGTCGAAATCGTCTGCGCCAACTTCGAAGAGATGCCCCGCAACAAGGCTCAATCATCTGCCGGCCCGGAGGCGGAATTGCGAGCTCTCTGGAGTGAAAAGGGCGTACCGGTCGAGCGGCAGGACGCGATGATCGCCGAGATCGAGGCCAAAGCAAAGGCGGGAATTCGGTTCGACGAACGGCCCGTTCAGCCAGACTTGTTCGCTAATCTTGGCTCTGTTGCATCCAAGCGTTGATGGTCGCTGTGTTGAATTTCGTCTACATCATTGCCATCTGAGCGGAACAGGCAGTATGCCGGTTTCACTCAGGCGGCATCAGCGCGCGGTGAGCGTTGGCGCGACGCATGAGCGTCGCGCCAAGATCAAGGGACG
Coding sequences within it:
- a CDS encoding ArdC family protein, with translation MSNNSTRHHAAKLKASLYEEITAHIVADLEAGIFPWARPWGTSGGNQAFALPRNAATGKVYSGINVLILWGRLFEGSFASGRWLTFRQAASLGGTVRKSEHGVTVCYADRFIPKRERGDTGRASQDQKDAEGAAIPFLRRYTVFNVDQCDNLPDHCLAEARAPPEREIVPRAEALTVATRADIRIGGAKAFYSPSDDTVHVPPQPAFFEQINYYRTLFHELGHWTGHLSRLNRELSGAFGSKLYANEELVAELTAAFVCAALSIEPTVRHADYLGSWLKVLREDSRAIFRAASKASKAADFLLAFTDDGEASATAMQREIGP
- a CDS encoding ParB/RepB/Spo0J family partition protein; this encodes MELRNIALSNLRLTNVNVRHSRKAPDISDILPSVRARGVLQPLLVRPHGDVFEIVAGRRRYFAASKVAEEQGLTTGAVLLPCAVTEADSDADALEASLIENVARAPMDELQEYEAFAKLLKQGRSVADIAQTFGQTERYVKQRLALAGLNSAIKEAYRNGNIEPEELQLLATATRSQQKDWVAAFEAEKGPDEDADGAPRGHQLKQWLFGSEQIVTGAALFPVEAYKGDIVTDLFGDASYFADAASFWTLQNGAIASLREDLAAKGWKVTVLDKGTRFPSCQYDEASLEEGGEAFIEVRNNGEVEVHEGYRLYVETFTSTKAEGADGTPQAARSELTKAAENYLALHRHAIVRAELLARPGIALRLAVAHMVCSSPLWSVKPDPQRADKETTSQSIAASPAQSALAAERDAVLELLQLEKSYYGAVTRGNGDAFTAASLLARLLGLPDEVVLRIMALVMAETLAAGSILTEAAGLAIKPDVKRWWKLDDTFLDLLKDRAAINALLSEVAGKAVADANVSEPGKVQKKIIQDCLNDEGRERTDGFLPRYMAFPIGHYDPNKTLEIARASEGINALFT
- a CDS encoding DUF736 family protein, producing MRGSDPLATEEDKTARPGGTRRCGNDKGQLRTVSIRAEIDIIPNRDKSAETHPDFRVFTRGIKSGAAISAVADQRRTM
- a CDS encoding DUF736 family protein, coding for MTAIGYVTKNDNGSYKGQLRTVSIRAEIDIIPNRDKSAETHPDFRVFTQNVEIGAGWIRRGEASGKDYVSLSLAAPEFGPRKLYANLGRAAGQDDDSVFALIWNPAD
- a CDS encoding DUF2285 domain-containing protein produces the protein MNRSVNSKAGRDDDDVASCALAAYDGGDWAWEFLRRNADYVADWRCSVPRHLPCITLSDGTRLLRLRRRFLQAERWGLYAFADPRLCAHEATAFWHANALKRVVRLNARKPNDGEASVRRLADFNADRYAVIGADGIPLVVLKRNGVRVPLEIHGLPVLTTSFTPVYELHDLDDLTAQAELLRRLQRFADADFRAIQKPSAATDERLHQALIALDESLKGKTYRQIAIAIFGEEKVTKEWNGHSQFLRDRTRRLVAKGTELMKGGYRDLLS
- a CDS encoding helix-turn-helix domain-containing protein, with product MTRTDDKEPDKPFLNTVEAAAWLRLTKNTLEKMRVQGRGPTYRKHGRYVRYHIEDLVEWSHASKRRSTSDAD
- a CDS encoding S26 family signal peptidase — protein: MPIDRTRLWRQATTLSAMCAGIITLLMSSAPATPLLIYNATGSAPLGFYYLEQRLPGRGELAVYKPPPTVELLIVAYQILPTPVPLLKRVEAIGGDEICRAKHPIDSIAINGKVVAEVLEKDREGRPLPAWEGCMRLVEGEYFLLQPHPNSFDSRYFGPVLRCDILGVARPLWTWNPDM
- a CDS encoding methyltransferase, which translates into the protein MAKAMRAAPIINERDITMAKLTKAEAKAHAEAVELLKKDALTYDERVFVLDNWHEGASHINGSAGAFFTPSGLAGDFAIDAYGGRTVDLCAGIGALAFHVFWRAHYARGRDEPQKEIVCIERNPAYVEVGRKVLPEARWICADVFDLDFPSLGHFGCAIGNPPFGATPRIAGGPRYTGRSFEFHVIDIASDIADYGAFIIPQSSAPFQYSGVQCYRERKSADYLKFAEQTGIHLEAGCGVDCAYHRDAWKGIAPNVEIVCANFEEMPRNKAQSSAGPEAELRALWSEKGVPVERQDAMIAEIEAKAKAGIRFDERPVQPDLFANLGSVASKR